A window of the Arenibacter algicola genome harbors these coding sequences:
- the mobB gene encoding MobB family relaxase: MYITITAQKLGGSYSPSSAGFVDYLGKENQGVEQEDMEHFFNQHDEEISAEEVVREIDGNTAKLEKTEPRFYSITVSPSRYELKALQNPNEDLKVYTRELMKDYVVCFNREINGQPVTVNDIKYYAKIEHQRTFKGTDKQIRENQPYATKILQLKNNIGKVENGTMQGNIKKMERQINRLEHEAPHQQNGQRIVQGMLKEGSQSHIHIVMSRRDASNSFSLSPGSKYKASESELNGKMVKRGFDRDQFFDRAEKTFDKTFDYQRSFSEKYSARKEFINNPKIYFNSLMRLPTNEKAIAFKIIRETGLPIMGSIPINKAQMALKVFNKLRQGVEVAIKSSSIGI, from the coding sequence ATGTACATCACTATTACGGCACAAAAACTCGGGGGTTCCTATTCCCCAAGTTCGGCAGGTTTCGTCGATTATCTAGGAAAGGAAAACCAAGGGGTGGAGCAGGAGGACATGGAACATTTCTTCAATCAACACGACGAAGAAATTTCCGCTGAAGAAGTAGTAAGGGAAATCGATGGCAACACCGCTAAATTGGAAAAGACCGAACCAAGGTTTTATTCCATTACGGTGAGCCCATCCAGGTATGAACTTAAAGCATTACAAAACCCAAATGAAGACCTTAAGGTATATACCCGGGAACTGATGAAGGATTATGTGGTATGCTTCAACCGGGAAATAAACGGACAGCCCGTTACGGTCAATGATATAAAATACTACGCTAAGATTGAGCATCAACGGACATTTAAGGGAACGGATAAGCAGATTCGGGAAAACCAGCCTTATGCTACAAAAATACTTCAGTTAAAGAATAACATCGGAAAGGTGGAAAACGGGACCATGCAGGGGAACATCAAAAAAATGGAAAGGCAGATCAATAGATTGGAACACGAGGCCCCGCACCAACAAAATGGTCAACGGATCGTACAGGGAATGCTTAAGGAGGGGAGCCAAAGCCATATCCATATCGTCATGAGCCGAAGGGATGCTTCCAATTCCTTTAGTTTATCACCAGGGAGCAAATACAAGGCATCCGAATCGGAATTGAACGGCAAGATGGTCAAAAGAGGATTTGATAGGGACCAATTTTTTGATAGGGCCGAAAAGACCTTTGATAAGACCTTTGATTACCAAAGAAGCTTTTCAGAGAAATATAGTGCCCGAAAGGAGTTTATCAATAATCCGAAAATTTACTTTAATTCCTTGATGAGGTTGCCCACTAACGAAAAGGCTATTGCCTTTAAAATAATACGGGAGACCGGCCTACCTATAATGGGCAGCATCCCTATCAATAAGGCTCAAATGGCATTAAAAGTTTTCAATAAACTTAGACAAGGGGTAGAGGTGGCCATCAAATCGAGTTCCATAGGAATCTAA
- a CDS encoding BfmA/BtgA family mobilization protein, which translates to MDSFITIRFKRKTAKRFQTFSRTHFRSHTEAMTTMLDFFFYNEISPREKFGPTGRTIEQALKKRINAAIAIMRDMEKNQTKPTVAMIQSLFEIEEPKKKILILEKKKEEENQPKFHKRNK; encoded by the coding sequence ATGGATTCTTTTATCACAATCAGGTTCAAGCGAAAAACAGCCAAGCGTTTTCAAACGTTTTCACGCACCCATTTTAGATCCCATACGGAAGCCATGACCACTATGCTCGATTTTTTCTTTTATAACGAAATCTCCCCTAGGGAAAAATTTGGACCGACGGGAAGGACCATTGAACAGGCCTTGAAGAAGCGCATCAATGCGGCCATAGCCATTATGCGGGATATGGAAAAGAACCAGACCAAACCTACCGTGGCAATGATCCAATCCTTATTCGAAATTGAAGAGCCTAAAAAGAAAATTTTGATTTTGGAGAAGAAAAAAGAAGAGGAGAATCAACCAAAATTTCACAAGCGTAATAAATAA
- a CDS encoding DUF6876 family protein, with translation MKAQINEILGGLQHFHGSEMLYQIPLTGTRYTEGIKYLANATECYWLITDASIMAKSLMNLSSFITVDFKRLSQEKQDHSGYEAEIIYSDGNDNILESHRYRITDFPLDELRLYFVDNTLMLPSEY, from the coding sequence ATGAAAGCACAAATTAATGAAATATTAGGGGGATTGCAACATTTTCACGGTTCGGAAATGTTGTACCAAATCCCATTGACGGGAACAAGATATACGGAAGGAATCAAGTATTTGGCAAATGCCACTGAATGCTATTGGCTGATTACCGATGCTTCGATCATGGCAAAAAGCCTCATGAATCTAAGCAGTTTTATAACCGTGGACTTTAAAAGACTATCCCAGGAAAAACAGGATCATTCTGGATATGAGGCAGAAATAATTTACAGTGATGGCAACGACAATATTCTTGAATCGCACCGGTACCGGATTACGGATTTTCCACTGGACGAATTGCGGTTGTACTTTGTAGACAATACATTGATGCTCCCGAGCGAATATTAA
- a CDS encoding single-stranded DNA-binding protein, whose product MSTIRNHVQLIGNLGEDPKITVLESGKKVARFSLATNEYYKNEKGEKTQSTEWHRVVAWGRTAEIIEKYARKGNEIGVVGKLKTRTYTTDDGNQGYVTEVEAKEILLLGTKIGNDAE is encoded by the coding sequence ATGAGTACTATCAGAAATCATGTTCAGTTGATCGGGAACCTGGGAGAGGATCCCAAAATAACCGTTTTGGAAAGTGGGAAGAAAGTAGCCCGTTTTTCTCTTGCCACCAATGAGTATTACAAAAATGAAAAAGGCGAGAAAACCCAAAGCACGGAATGGCATAGGGTCGTAGCTTGGGGAAGGACTGCCGAAATTATCGAGAAATATGCCCGTAAGGGCAATGAAATCGGTGTAGTGGGGAAACTAAAGACCCGAACTTACACTACTGACGATGGGAACCAAGGGTATGTCACCGAGGTGGAAGCAAAAGAGATCCTTTTGTTGGGAACCAAGATCGGCAATGATGCCGAGTAA
- a CDS encoding nitrilase family protein: protein MNISVAQFQPKDGAKAYNLSVIRKLAKKAKSKGADLISFHEMSITAYTYTKDLSLEQITDLAEEVPNGKSTQELIQISKELDIPILAGLVERSGDKIYNTYICVTGDGLVAKYRKIHPFINKYMSAGEEYCVFDLLGWKCGILICYDNNVIENVRATSLLGAELIFAPHVTGCTPSAMPHRDYVADKYWQNREDDPVSLRMEFDGPKGRRWLMRWLPARAYDNGVYYAFTNPIGYDGEHLKNGNSMIIDPFGEVLSEIKSFENDITISKITKEKIQLSGGWRYKNARRPELYKDIIGANHKSDTTPVWMKEKTVKD from the coding sequence ATGAACATATCAGTAGCACAATTTCAACCGAAGGATGGAGCTAAAGCATACAACTTATCGGTAATCCGTAAACTTGCGAAAAAAGCAAAATCCAAAGGAGCGGACTTAATCAGTTTTCACGAAATGTCAATTACCGCTTACACCTATACAAAGGATTTAAGCCTGGAACAAATAACAGACTTAGCGGAAGAAGTGCCAAATGGAAAAAGCACACAGGAATTGATTCAGATTTCCAAAGAATTGGACATACCGATTTTAGCAGGTCTAGTGGAAAGATCTGGCGATAAAATTTACAATACTTATATCTGCGTTACGGGAGATGGACTGGTCGCGAAGTATCGAAAAATACATCCTTTTATAAATAAATATATGTCCGCTGGCGAGGAATATTGCGTATTCGACTTACTCGGTTGGAAATGCGGGATTTTGATTTGCTATGACAATAACGTCATTGAAAACGTTAGGGCAACAAGCCTTTTGGGAGCGGAATTAATTTTCGCGCCACATGTTACAGGCTGTACACCATCCGCAATGCCACATCGGGATTATGTAGCCGACAAATATTGGCAAAATCGTGAGGACGACCCTGTTTCATTACGAATGGAATTTGACGGGCCAAAAGGTCGGCGCTGGTTAATGCGTTGGCTACCTGCAAGGGCTTACGACAATGGAGTTTACTATGCGTTTACGAACCCGATTGGCTATGATGGTGAACATCTGAAAAATGGTAATTCGATGATAATCGACCCATTTGGAGAAGTTTTATCCGAAATAAAATCCTTTGAAAACGACATAACGATTTCAAAAATCACAAAAGAAAAAATTCAACTATCAGGAGGTTGGAGATACAAGAATGCTCGAAGACCTGAACTTTACAAAGACATAATTGGCGCAAATCACAAATCGGACACAACACCAGTATGGATGAAGGAGAAAACGGTCAAAGATTGA
- a CDS encoding NAD-dependent epimerase/dehydratase family protein has translation MKAFEKKILVTGATGKVGRAFISAFFGDPKQKGTIRALCHHRSLTPNNRLEVIHGSISDMATVQKAMKDITHVVHLATTKEDPETIMDVAIKGLFWLLESCRNASGFKRFILIGGDASVGHYFYPYKSPINEQQTHSAYPGCYALSKVLEETMLQQYYVQYNLDGTCLRAPWIMQGEDLKKHLSFGKQVLGVPEWHKMIKAQTALEYQKANIIPLMLDINGNPMKRNIVHLNDLVSAICISLDHIEAKQQTFNISMDEPFNYRKAADYLLKTCKIKSVKMETKYHSTWLDNTKAKFLLGWRPEYGLEQMIDEAWENISL, from the coding sequence ATGAAAGCGTTTGAAAAAAAAATACTGGTTACCGGAGCCACCGGAAAGGTAGGACGGGCTTTTATAAGTGCTTTTTTTGGTGACCCAAAACAAAAAGGAACCATAAGAGCCTTATGTCATCATCGCAGTTTAACTCCAAATAACCGTTTGGAGGTTATCCATGGTTCAATTTCAGACATGGCAACTGTGCAAAAGGCCATGAAGGATATCACCCATGTGGTCCACCTGGCCACCACTAAGGAAGATCCTGAAACAATTATGGATGTTGCGATAAAGGGATTATTCTGGTTACTGGAAAGTTGTAGGAATGCCAGTGGTTTCAAACGTTTTATATTGATTGGTGGAGATGCATCCGTGGGACATTATTTTTATCCGTACAAAAGCCCAATAAATGAGCAGCAGACCCATTCAGCCTATCCTGGATGTTATGCATTGTCAAAAGTACTTGAGGAAACCATGCTGCAACAATATTACGTGCAATACAACCTTGATGGCACCTGTCTTCGTGCGCCATGGATAATGCAAGGTGAAGATTTAAAGAAGCACCTTTCATTTGGGAAACAGGTATTAGGTGTACCTGAATGGCATAAAATGATTAAGGCCCAAACCGCGTTGGAATATCAAAAAGCGAATATCATTCCTCTCATGCTCGATATTAATGGAAACCCAATGAAAAGGAATATTGTGCATCTAAACGACCTTGTTTCCGCTATATGCATCTCCTTGGATCACATCGAGGCAAAACAGCAAACTTTTAATATATCTATGGATGAGCCATTTAATTATAGGAAAGCAGCCGATTACCTTTTAAAAACTTGTAAGATTAAATCGGTAAAGATGGAAACGAAATATCATTCTACCTGGCTTGATAACACTAAAGCAAAATTTTTACTTGGATGGCGGCCAGAATACGGGTTAGAGCAAATGATAGATGAGGCTTGGGAGAATATCTCCTTATGA
- a CDS encoding 3-keto-disaccharide hydrolase yields the protein MKQLTLIFIFAIFSNCAISFAQDNQQSTYMDSIVKNASIELFNGENLDGWYPFLQNRGRDNDPKKVFTVQDGMIRISGEEWGCITTDKEYKDYRLITEFKWGMATHEPRLENARDCGILLHSQGEDGSKQGIWMTSIECQIIEGGTGDFIVVGDGSDKFQITCAVANKKQGSSFVFQPNGRLVTINENRINWFGRDPNWRDVIDFRGINDVEKSVGEWNLLECEVKDDEITIFLNGTLVNKATNVKPSRGRIQIQSEAAEIFFRRVELIPLSK from the coding sequence ATGAAACAATTAACTTTAATATTTATTTTTGCAATTTTTAGCAACTGCGCCATATCTTTTGCACAAGATAACCAACAGTCAACTTATATGGATAGCATTGTGAAAAATGCTTCTATAGAATTATTTAATGGGGAAAATTTAGACGGATGGTATCCTTTTCTTCAAAATCGTGGCCGCGACAATGACCCAAAGAAAGTCTTTACGGTCCAAGATGGGATGATACGGATTTCTGGAGAAGAATGGGGATGTATTACTACTGATAAAGAATATAAAGATTATAGGCTTATCACAGAATTTAAATGGGGTATGGCAACCCACGAACCTAGGCTGGAAAATGCAAGAGACTGTGGTATTTTATTGCACTCACAAGGAGAGGACGGTAGTAAGCAGGGAATATGGATGACCTCCATAGAATGCCAAATAATTGAAGGCGGTACCGGTGATTTTATAGTGGTGGGCGATGGGAGTGATAAATTTCAAATTACATGTGCCGTGGCAAACAAAAAACAAGGAAGTTCATTTGTTTTTCAACCAAACGGCCGTTTGGTGACAATAAATGAAAATCGAATCAACTGGTTTGGCCGTGACCCAAATTGGAGAGACGTAATCGATTTTAGGGGCATAAACGATGTTGAAAAATCAGTGGGGGAATGGAACCTTTTGGAATGTGAGGTCAAAGATGATGAAATCACTATTTTTCTTAACGGGACCTTGGTTAACAAAGCAACTAATGTAAAGCCTTCTAGAGGACGCATCCAAATACAATCCGAAGCAGCTGAAATCTTTTTTAGACGTGTAGAGCTCATACCATTATCAAAATGA
- a CDS encoding Gfo/Idh/MocA family protein, whose amino-acid sequence MNSNRRNFIKKTSIAGMGLAMAPAWSNSITDNNLNKISNPKPGAIYMGSFSAPKLETVKCAFIGVGGRGSGHAQQIAAIEGTEVVAICDLYQDLAEKSAVICKENGGGTRHKDITLYTKGENDWKKMLKKEKPDAVFVCTPWDLHAPMAIEAMNSGAHVFVEVPLALTLEEMWDIVDTSEKTQKHCMMMENVNYGREELLYLNMCRQGVIGELLHGEASYIHELRSQMNEVERGTGSWRTYHYANRDGNLYSTHGLGPVAQYMNLARGEDNFKFINSFSSPGKGRNLYAAKNFQSDHQWNKLDFKGGDINTSIVKTDLGRTIMVQWDETSPRPYTRHNLIQGTKGTLTGFPTRIALEGGVEGGPDSHHEYAEGEQLQKIFEKYEHPLYVRLGELATKMGGHGGMDFIMRYRIIECLRKGEPLDQNVYEGCYWSAVGTLSEVSVAQNGAPQEFPDFTRGNWKTTKPLGIVG is encoded by the coding sequence ATGAATTCAAACAGGAGAAACTTTATAAAAAAAACATCCATAGCAGGAATGGGTTTGGCGATGGCCCCTGCATGGTCAAATTCCATAACTGACAACAATTTAAATAAAATTTCTAACCCTAAGCCGGGAGCTATTTATATGGGCAGTTTTTCCGCCCCTAAATTGGAAACTGTGAAATGTGCATTTATAGGTGTTGGAGGTCGCGGATCTGGGCATGCCCAGCAAATTGCCGCAATCGAAGGTACTGAAGTGGTAGCCATTTGCGATTTATATCAGGATCTGGCCGAAAAATCCGCAGTCATTTGTAAAGAGAACGGCGGAGGTACCCGCCATAAGGATATCACCTTATACACCAAAGGGGAAAACGATTGGAAAAAAATGTTAAAAAAGGAAAAACCGGATGCGGTCTTCGTCTGCACTCCTTGGGATTTACATGCGCCCATGGCGATTGAAGCCATGAATAGTGGTGCACACGTTTTTGTGGAAGTACCTCTTGCCCTGACCTTGGAAGAAATGTGGGATATAGTGGACACATCAGAGAAGACTCAGAAGCATTGTATGATGATGGAAAACGTTAATTATGGCCGGGAAGAACTCCTCTACTTAAATATGTGCAGACAAGGGGTTATTGGAGAATTGCTTCATGGGGAAGCTTCCTATATTCACGAATTACGATCGCAAATGAATGAGGTAGAACGGGGAACAGGATCATGGCGAACTTACCATTATGCCAATCGCGATGGTAATCTATACTCTACTCATGGACTTGGGCCTGTTGCCCAGTACATGAATTTGGCCAGAGGCGAGGATAATTTTAAATTCATAAACTCCTTTTCGTCACCAGGCAAAGGACGCAACCTATATGCCGCTAAAAATTTCCAGTCAGATCACCAATGGAATAAGCTAGATTTCAAAGGGGGGGATATAAATACATCGATCGTTAAAACTGACCTGGGAAGGACTATTATGGTACAATGGGACGAAACTAGCCCCAGACCATACACCAGACATAATCTAATACAGGGAACAAAAGGAACCTTAACAGGTTTCCCCACCAGAATTGCCTTGGAGGGCGGGGTAGAAGGAGGTCCTGATAGCCATCATGAGTATGCAGAAGGGGAACAATTACAAAAGATTTTTGAAAAGTACGAACATCCATTATATGTACGTTTGGGAGAATTGGCCACCAAAATGGGAGGCCATGGCGGTATGGATTTTATTATGCGTTACCGCATAATAGAATGCTTAAGAAAAGGTGAACCCTTGGATCAAAACGTTTATGAAGGTTGCTATTGGAGTGCAGTGGGGACTCTTAGTGAGGTGTCCGTGGCCCAGAATGGGGCACCACAGGAGTTTCCGGATTTTACTAGAGGAAATTGGAAAACAACCAAGCCATTGGGGATTGTTGGTTAA
- a CDS encoding amidohydrolase family protein yields the protein MEIIRFKQKMKFFGTMKIIGCLALFVLHQSCKENKEFYSLNDFGKIDKIDVHTHVMTDRNSFANQAKKDNFRLLNIVVDLSQGEEYIKEQYDYCIAQKKNNPEEFEIATSFSIEDWDNPDFTKNTIAWLDKCFSEGAIAVKVWKNIGMVFRDKNDQLIMVDNPKLDTIFNYLASKKIPLVGHLGEPKNCWLPLDEMTTNNDRSYFAEHPQYHMYKHPELPSYEEQIAARDRMLEKHPNLVFMGAHIGSIEWSVDELAKRLDRFPNMSVDLAARMGQVFYQTIENREKVRAFFITYQDRLLYATDLQDDGEGNANEIQRIIHERWLSDWQYFVTDDKIASDLVNGEFQGLKLPKEVVDKIFSHNAKKWLKMFSANGI from the coding sequence ATGGAAATTATTCGTTTTAAGCAGAAAATGAAATTTTTTGGAACTATGAAAATAATAGGGTGTTTAGCATTGTTCGTGTTACATCAATCCTGTAAGGAGAATAAGGAATTTTATTCCTTGAACGACTTTGGCAAAATAGATAAAATTGATGTGCATACCCATGTTATGACGGATAGGAACAGTTTTGCAAACCAGGCAAAGAAGGATAATTTTCGTCTTCTAAATATTGTGGTCGATCTTTCCCAAGGTGAGGAATACATCAAAGAACAGTACGATTATTGTATAGCACAGAAAAAAAATAACCCTGAAGAATTTGAGATTGCCACTTCCTTTTCTATAGAAGATTGGGACAATCCGGACTTTACAAAGAACACCATTGCATGGCTTGACAAGTGTTTTTCAGAAGGAGCAATTGCGGTTAAGGTCTGGAAGAATATAGGGATGGTTTTTCGAGATAAGAACGATCAACTGATAATGGTCGATAACCCTAAGCTAGATACTATTTTCAATTATTTGGCAAGTAAAAAAATACCTCTAGTGGGACATTTGGGCGAACCTAAAAACTGTTGGCTTCCGCTAGATGAAATGACAACGAACAACGATCGGAGCTACTTTGCAGAACATCCACAGTACCACATGTATAAACATCCGGAACTGCCCTCCTATGAGGAACAGATTGCGGCCCGAGATCGAATGCTGGAAAAACACCCCAATCTGGTTTTTATGGGTGCTCACATCGGGAGTATAGAGTGGAGTGTAGACGAACTGGCCAAACGATTGGACAGGTTTCCTAACATGAGTGTAGATCTCGCGGCCAGAATGGGTCAAGTTTTTTATCAAACTATCGAAAATAGAGAAAAGGTACGTGCATTTTTTATAACATATCAAGATCGTCTTCTATACGCCACGGATTTGCAAGATGATGGAGAAGGTAATGCTAATGAAATTCAGCGGATAATACATGAAAGATGGTTGTCCGACTGGCAATATTTCGTTACTGATGACAAGATAGCGAGTGATTTGGTAAATGGAGAATTTCAGGGACTAAAACTTCCGAAGGAAGTTGTGGACAAAATATTTTCGCACAATGCAAAAAAATGGTTAAAGATGTTTTCCGCTAATGGAATTTAA